A segment of the bacterium genome:
ATGTTTTCTTTTGCGCGTCAAGGGGGACAGTATGACTGGAGCGGGGATCCTTCCCGGGGACCTCGTGATCGTTCGACCGCAGGCGCATGCTGCGCCCGGCGATATCGTCGTTGCCCTGCTCGATGAGGAGGCCACGGTCAAGCGGCTTACCGTCATCGGGGGGAGGCCGGCGCTCAATCCGGAGAACCCAGCCTACCGGCCGATCTTCGATGAATTCAGCGTGCTCGGGCACGTGGTCGGGACGCTGCGGACCTACGAGGAGGTGCGAGGATGGGCGTAGTCGCCGTCAGGCGCTCCGGAATGAGGGTGATCACCTCCGTGCGCCGATCGCGCCGGATCTCCGCCAAGTATACCGGCCGATCTCCTTTGCAACAGACCCTGCTGACCAGCCGCGTCCGTATCGATGCATCAATGCCGCAGTGGCCGGCCGAACCGCGGAAGACATTTTGGGAGCGATTCCAGGATGACCGGGACCTGATCCGTCTGAAGGTGCTGCTCCTAACATCGCTGGCCCTGATTACCGTCCTACTGGAGCGGGTGGCCTAACCCGTGAACCCCAACACGCTCCATGCGTTTGTTGCCGCGGCCGAACCGACGGCCGGTCGCACAGGCATGGGCGTCGTCTTCGTCGATAGTCACGGGCGCGCACTCAGAAAGGTCGGAGGTGCGCTGCCGGGCGTGACAAACCGCGGCCTCGCAGCGTTCCGCGGAATCGTCTATGCGCTCTGGAACTCCCGCAGGCTCGGATCGCGCCGGGTGGTGATACATTGTTCCGACCGTGACGTCGTCGCGCAGATCAACGGAGAAGCCGATGTCACCGACGAGTTCGTGGGGCCGTATCTCGAGGTCCGAGCGCTCCTGCACGCCTACCGCGCGGCTCGCGTGGGACCCTCCACTGCGGGCACAGGGGACCTCCTCTGGCAGAACGAGGCCCAGGCGCTCGCGTACGCCGCTTTGGATCACGACGTCGACGAGACGGTCGAGGACCTGCCGCTGTGGTCGGGTGTCATGCAGGAGCGGTCGACGGCCTGATCGATCGCCGTTTCCAATGACCGCTCCGGGAAGAAAAGGAACCCCAGGATCTCCCTTCGAAACCCACGAAACCCACAAAGCCCTGCGAGGCCGTCCAGGGGCCACCACCACAGGCAGATGGGTGCGCCCCGCAATGTCGATGGCGTGCAGGATGGTTGTGTGCGTGCAGGATGAGCCCGGAGAATCCCGCCGATCTGATCACCCAGGGCGAGGCGAAGCTGAACGAGGGGAACCTCGACGGCGCGCTCGAGATATTTCAGCGCGCGGCCGCGGCCACCCCCACCTCGGCGGTTGCCCATAGCAAGCTCGGCATCGTCTACGTCCAAAAGCGCCAGTGGGATACCGCGGCCGCTGAATTCTCCAAAGCGGTCCAACTCGATCCCACATATGCGCCCGCCCACAGCAATCTCGGGAACGTGTGCCGGGAGCGCGGGCAGCTCGATCAGGCGATCGCGCACTATCAGAAGGCCGTGTCCATGGATCCCGATTATTGGATCGCCCACCAAAACCTCGGCATCGTCTACAAGCAGCAGGGCCGCGTCGCCGAGGCCGTTCGGGAGTTCAAGATCGCGACCCGGCTCTCGCTGCGATCCCCAGGCGCCGGGGCCCGGGCCGCCGGTCCGGGAGCCGCGGACCGCCGGTCCGGGTGTCTCGGATCGTCAGCGAAG
Coding sequences within it:
- a CDS encoding tetratricopeptide repeat protein; amino-acid sequence: MSPENPADLITQGEAKLNEGNLDGALEIFQRAAAATPTSAVAHSKLGIVYVQKRQWDTAAAEFSKAVQLDPTYAPAHSNLGNVCRERGQLDQAIAHYQKAVSMDPDYWIAHQNLGIVYKQQGRVAEAVREFKIATRLSLRSPGAGARAAGPGAADRRSGCLGSSAKAVIIAVAIAALRR
- a CDS encoding reverse transcriptase-like protein → MNPNTLHAFVAAAEPTAGRTGMGVVFVDSHGRALRKVGGALPGVTNRGLAAFRGIVYALWNSRRLGSRRVVIHCSDRDVVAQINGEADVTDEFVGPYLEVRALLHAYRAARVGPSTAGTGDLLWQNEAQALAYAALDHDVDETVEDLPLWSGVMQERSTA